A genomic window from Fibrobacterota bacterium includes:
- a CDS encoding DUF1186 domain-containing protein — MRLHCLSMTQLTVSDLHEVIEQLRTSDEYPSVAIELLRSNWEQAAPLLLEALQGDIEVYLKEMPIPETEDEVIDEDAGFPEFDDLLLQSAYLFGQFRYTPALPAMLQILDLPLQIGILGDFQFEGLPRCIASCAGGDASGLRAVLNDIDADESSRVVAWDALLCMVAWGELPVDAILGDLSARLSDPEESENEFLIDVLVNSIARLPVDEACLALARAIATSARKGGGIVTLKEFDSAREAFKPESWREELLQVECPRVEDAALEIEPWFAEQDEETDVDEDGYDADGNWVPPEPVEQLKSDKVGRNDPCVCGSGNKYKKCCGKNA; from the coding sequence ATGCGTCTACATTGCCTTTCCATGACCCAGCTCACCGTTTCCGATCTTCACGAAGTCATCGAACAACTGCGCACCTCCGACGAGTACCCGTCGGTGGCCATCGAGTTGCTCCGGTCCAACTGGGAACAAGCCGCGCCTCTGCTGCTGGAGGCTCTGCAAGGCGACATCGAAGTCTACCTGAAGGAAATGCCGATCCCCGAGACCGAAGACGAAGTCATCGACGAGGACGCCGGGTTTCCGGAATTCGACGACCTGCTGTTGCAGTCGGCGTATCTGTTCGGGCAGTTCCGCTACACCCCTGCTCTGCCTGCGATGTTGCAGATCCTGGATCTTCCTTTGCAGATCGGGATCCTGGGCGACTTCCAGTTCGAAGGCCTGCCTCGTTGCATCGCTTCCTGCGCGGGGGGCGACGCCAGCGGCCTGCGTGCGGTTCTCAACGACATCGATGCGGACGAAAGTTCGCGTGTCGTGGCGTGGGATGCCCTTTTGTGCATGGTGGCCTGGGGCGAGCTTCCCGTCGATGCCATCCTGGGAGACCTTTCCGCGCGGCTTTCGGATCCGGAAGAATCGGAAAACGAGTTTTTGATCGATGTGCTGGTGAATTCCATCGCGAGGCTTCCCGTGGACGAGGCTTGCCTCGCCTTGGCGCGCGCGATCGCCACCTCCGCACGCAAGGGCGGGGGGATCGTGACCTTGAAGGAGTTCGATTCCGCTCGCGAGGCCTTCAAGCCGGAGAGCTGGCGCGAAGAGCTGCTCCAGGTGGAATGCCCGCGGGTGGAAGACGCCGCATTGGAGATCGAGCCGTGGTTCGCCGAGCAGGACGAAGAAACCGATGTCGACGAAGACGGCTACGATGCGGACGGAAACTGGGTGCCGCCGGAGCCTGTCGAACAGCTCAAGTCCGACAAGGTGGGTCGCAACGACCCCTGCGTCTGCGGATCGGGCAACAAATACAAGAAGTGCTGCGGAAAGAACGCCTGA
- a CDS encoding Rrf2 family transcriptional regulator, with translation MSGRFAMALHALSVLGASPDGANSAWIAGSVNTNAVFLRKILRTLADGGLVEVREGRGGKYWLAKAPEKIRLSEVYQLVEPDGPLSPSEAEPNGKCPIGCVMRESFDAVAASARVALLKHLHRQTVAQLISQALRGR, from the coding sequence ATGTCCGGACGTTTCGCCATGGCCTTGCACGCCCTTTCCGTTCTGGGAGCCAGTCCCGATGGCGCCAACAGCGCTTGGATCGCCGGGAGCGTGAACACCAATGCCGTGTTCTTGCGCAAGATCCTGCGCACCCTGGCCGACGGGGGATTGGTGGAGGTTCGGGAAGGTCGAGGCGGGAAGTACTGGCTGGCCAAGGCGCCGGAAAAGATCCGCCTTTCCGAAGTCTACCAGCTGGTGGAGCCGGATGGCCCGCTCTCGCCGAGCGAAGCCGAGCCCAACGGCAAATGCCCCATCGGGTGCGTCATGCGCGAGTCCTTCGACGCGGTGGCCGCATCGGCCCGCGTTGCCCTGCTCAAGCACCTCCATCGGCAGACGGTGGCCCAGCTCATTTCGCAGGCGTTGCGAGGGCGATGA
- a CDS encoding NAD(P)H-binding protein has translation MKILVTTPTGKVGSELVRALASKGVARRLALRDPAKAPAGEEAVAFDYLKPETWAAALEGVDRIYLASVGDQPAQPEKAFVDLAVSKGVERIVKLGAAGIEDTDVPLRQVEKHIETKGVQWTFVHPTWFWQNFSTAHVGSIKSGVLAEPVGERWTAFVDARDIAAVIAEALVSDAWIGQILTLTGPDKTTRAQFAAELSRQLGREVRFLDVTDEQFRASVRDFLPASYLELLSALYGWVRAGATEFTTDTVEKVLGRKPIGLEQFVADHLEVWR, from the coding sequence ATGAAGATCCTCGTCACCACTCCCACCGGCAAGGTCGGTTCCGAACTCGTGCGCGCTTTGGCCTCCAAGGGCGTCGCGCGCCGCTTGGCCTTGCGCGATCCGGCCAAGGCTCCCGCGGGAGAAGAAGCCGTGGCCTTCGATTACCTGAAGCCCGAGACCTGGGCCGCGGCACTGGAAGGGGTGGATCGGATCTACCTGGCCTCCGTCGGCGACCAGCCGGCCCAGCCGGAAAAGGCCTTCGTGGATCTGGCCGTTTCCAAAGGGGTCGAGCGGATCGTGAAACTCGGTGCGGCCGGGATCGAGGACACGGACGTGCCTTTGCGCCAGGTGGAAAAGCACATCGAGACCAAAGGCGTGCAGTGGACCTTCGTGCATCCCACCTGGTTTTGGCAGAACTTCAGCACCGCGCATGTGGGCTCCATCAAATCGGGCGTGTTGGCCGAACCGGTGGGCGAGCGTTGGACGGCCTTCGTGGACGCCCGCGACATCGCCGCGGTGATCGCCGAAGCCCTGGTTTCCGATGCGTGGATCGGTCAGATCCTGACCTTGACGGGTCCCGACAAGACGACCCGCGCCCAGTTCGCCGCCGAGCTCTCGCGCCAGTTGGGGCGCGAGGTCAGGTTCCTGGATGTCACCGACGAGCAGTTCCGCGCCTCGGTGCGCGACTTCCTGCCCGCCTCCTACCTGGAGCTGTTGTCCGCACTCTACGGATGGGTCCGCGCGGGTGCCACCGAGTTCACCACCGACACGGTGGAAAAGGTGTTGGGCCGCAAGCCGATCGGCCTGGAGCAGTTCGTGGCCGATCACCTCGAGGTCTGGCGCTGA
- a CDS encoding AMP-binding protein: MDTTLPLASLFYQSATTHPARVALITDESECSYGDLLSQVESLREALRPQDSERIGILAYRSPVAFAAVQAALAEARSYVPMNPHFPAGRNAYIARKAELSTLVVGEECAEALEALLGELSAPLTLVIQGRCPRILEIASKSEFVRVVSAPAPTKAPPKPLAGIPRDGSAYVLFTSGSTGEPKGVRVRQDNVQSYVRSFLSLYPISGDDRVSQTFDLTFDLSVHDQFVTWAAGATLVVYPDKALRSPIPWTRSQGVTVWFSVPSLAAFLESSRQVEINGLPDLRLSLFCGEKLTWKTSHLWRTIAPNSRQVNLYGPTEATIAITHFEIEPSLSEERCHQGGIPIGEAFPGQFCEVRDEFGNICQGIASGELWLGGDQVTPGYLGEPTKTTERFVERDGMVWYRTGDLVHRDPDGSIQYEGRLDFQVKVMGYRIELGEIEHALLKASGSAYSLADVAPIRGDMDEIYGILPGSCADKKRPIKEALEGLLPSYMVPRKIFFLADIPLNANGKMDRGAIRQRVLEGRI, from the coding sequence ATGGATACGACTCTCCCACTGGCCAGCCTCTTCTACCAAAGCGCCACCACCCATCCCGCTCGCGTGGCCCTGATCACGGATGAATCGGAATGCTCCTACGGAGATCTGCTTTCCCAGGTCGAATCGCTGCGCGAAGCCCTGCGACCGCAGGATTCGGAACGGATCGGGATCCTGGCCTATCGCTCGCCGGTGGCCTTCGCGGCGGTCCAGGCCGCCCTTGCCGAAGCCCGCTCGTACGTGCCCATGAACCCGCACTTCCCGGCAGGCCGCAATGCCTACATCGCCCGCAAGGCGGAGCTTTCCACTCTCGTGGTCGGCGAGGAATGCGCCGAGGCGTTGGAAGCGTTGCTGGGCGAACTTTCCGCGCCGCTCACCTTGGTGATCCAAGGAAGATGCCCCAGGATCCTGGAGATCGCCTCCAAGTCGGAATTTGTCAGGGTGGTTTCCGCACCCGCGCCCACCAAGGCGCCACCCAAGCCTTTGGCGGGAATCCCCCGCGACGGCAGCGCCTACGTGTTGTTCACGTCCGGATCCACGGGCGAGCCCAAGGGCGTGCGGGTGCGCCAGGACAACGTGCAAAGCTACGTGCGATCCTTCCTGTCCCTGTATCCGATCTCCGGCGACGATCGCGTCTCGCAGACGTTCGATCTCACCTTCGATCTTTCCGTCCACGACCAGTTCGTGACCTGGGCGGCGGGCGCCACCCTGGTGGTGTATCCGGACAAGGCCCTGCGATCGCCCATCCCCTGGACACGCAGCCAAGGCGTCACGGTCTGGTTTTCCGTGCCGTCTCTGGCCGCGTTCCTGGAGAGCTCGCGGCAAGTGGAGATCAACGGTCTGCCGGACTTGCGTCTCAGCTTGTTCTGCGGCGAGAAGCTCACCTGGAAGACCTCCCACCTTTGGCGCACCATCGCCCCCAACAGCCGGCAGGTCAATCTCTACGGCCCCACCGAAGCCACCATCGCCATCACGCACTTCGAGATCGAGCCTTCCCTTTCCGAGGAACGCTGCCATCAGGGCGGCATTCCCATCGGAGAGGCCTTCCCCGGCCAGTTCTGCGAAGTCCGCGACGAGTTTGGCAATATTTGTCAAGGAATCGCCTCCGGCGAGCTGTGGCTCGGGGGCGACCAGGTGACTCCCGGCTACCTGGGAGAACCCACCAAGACCACCGAGCGGTTCGTGGAACGCGATGGGATGGTCTGGTACCGGACGGGAGACCTGGTCCATCGGGATCCTGACGGCTCCATCCAGTACGAAGGCCGACTGGACTTCCAGGTGAAGGTCATGGGCTACCGCATCGAGCTGGGAGAGATCGAACACGCCCTGCTCAAGGCGTCAGGATCGGCCTACTCCCTGGCCGACGTCGCGCCCATTCGCGGCGACATGGACGAGATCTACGGAATCCTCCCCGGATCCTGTGCGGACAAAAAACGTCCGATCAAGGAGGCCCTGGAGGGCCTTCTTCCTTCGTACATGGTCCCTCGCAAGATCTTCTTCCTGGCGGACATTCCGCTGAACGCCAATGGCAAGATGGACCGGGGCGCCATCCGCCAACGCGTGCTCGAGGGCAGGATCTGA
- a CDS encoding MBOAT family protein, protein MPFLSFPFLGSFALLLALYWSVPKRQWQNGVLLVGCLGFLSTWGWLSVALLLVSTAGEWLLAIWLERQTAKPKRLAILWTSIVLNVGTIALFKYACLLRLIQPILMPGRTDSPSLHLLAPIGVSFWVLQKMSLTFEVYYHRRPAERNPLRCLLFASYFPTLISGPVERARNLLPQFAAQRSIDARAVAEGFWLISIGIFQKVVVADNVAACADQLLGPDNRGGISVLIGIWAYAIQIFCDFAGYSDMVRGASRLLGIDILQNFSAPYLAQNLSEFWKRWHVSLSTWLNENIFNPSSMALRAWGTGSIVVATWLTFVASGLWHGTGWTFLIWGSIHALGLTIFVLTKDWRKRFKKDHKDSAWLAPAAIAITFHWVCLGYVFFRAPDVGYALQQLASLFHGPWNPLRLDVDWATLLGSIAVISVLHRMMDSRKDVFWIFQTPPAIRVAVYLAMLLMVSRYYASSERFLYFQF, encoded by the coding sequence GTGCCCTTTCTCTCCTTCCCCTTCCTCGGCTCGTTTGCGCTCCTCCTGGCGCTCTACTGGTCAGTCCCCAAGCGCCAGTGGCAAAACGGGGTGCTTCTGGTTGGCTGCCTTGGCTTTCTTTCCACCTGGGGCTGGCTGAGCGTCGCCTTGTTGCTTGTGTCCACGGCGGGAGAGTGGCTCCTGGCGATCTGGCTGGAGCGCCAGACCGCGAAGCCCAAGCGTCTGGCCATTCTGTGGACCTCCATCGTCTTGAACGTGGGGACCATCGCTCTATTCAAGTACGCCTGCCTGTTGCGCCTGATCCAACCCATCCTGATGCCTGGCCGGACCGATTCCCCCAGTCTGCACCTGCTGGCTCCCATCGGCGTTTCGTTTTGGGTTCTGCAGAAGATGAGCCTCACCTTCGAGGTGTATTACCATCGGCGCCCCGCCGAGCGCAATCCGCTGCGGTGCCTCCTGTTCGCCAGCTATTTCCCGACCCTGATCTCCGGTCCCGTGGAACGCGCCCGCAACCTGCTCCCCCAGTTTGCCGCCCAGCGTTCCATCGACGCGCGAGCCGTGGCGGAAGGCTTTTGGCTGATCTCCATCGGCATCTTCCAGAAAGTGGTGGTGGCAGACAACGTCGCCGCCTGCGCAGACCAGCTTTTGGGACCGGACAATCGCGGGGGGATTTCCGTCCTGATCGGCATCTGGGCCTACGCCATCCAGATCTTCTGCGATTTCGCAGGCTATTCCGACATGGTGCGGGGAGCCTCGCGCTTGTTGGGCATCGACATCCTGCAAAATTTCAGCGCGCCCTACCTGGCGCAGAATCTGTCCGAATTCTGGAAGCGCTGGCATGTTTCACTTTCCACCTGGCTCAACGAGAACATCTTCAATCCGTCTTCCATGGCCCTTCGCGCCTGGGGCACGGGCAGCATCGTGGTGGCCACATGGCTGACCTTCGTGGCCAGCGGACTCTGGCACGGCACCGGCTGGACATTCCTGATCTGGGGTAGCATCCACGCGCTGGGGCTCACGATCTTCGTGCTCACCAAGGATTGGCGCAAGCGTTTCAAGAAGGACCACAAGGATTCGGCTTGGCTTGCGCCCGCCGCGATCGCGATCACCTTCCATTGGGTCTGCCTGGGCTACGTCTTCTTCCGGGCGCCGGACGTGGGTTACGCCCTCCAGCAGTTGGCCTCGCTGTTCCATGGCCCCTGGAACCCCCTGCGGCTGGATGTCGATTGGGCGACGCTCCTGGGATCCATCGCCGTCATCTCCGTTTTGCACCGGATGATGGATTCCCGCAAAGACGTGTTTTGGATCTTCCAGACTCCGCCAGCCATCCGCGTGGCAGTATACCTCGCCATGTTGCTGATGGTCTCCCGCTACTACGCGTCTTCCGAACGCTTCCTCTACTTCCAGTTCTGA
- a CDS encoding acyl carrier protein — MLRSDLLPTLLDLARDVTDKDELFFDESTPFDLIKEWDSLNHVHMIVRMEKDFGVRFDTSRLQQMTKVQDLLDIIAELKGL; from the coding sequence ATGCTTCGCTCCGATCTGCTGCCCACCTTGCTGGACCTCGCTCGCGATGTCACCGACAAGGACGAGCTGTTCTTCGACGAATCGACCCCTTTCGATCTGATCAAGGAGTGGGATTCGCTCAACCATGTCCATATGATCGTCCGGATGGAAAAGGACTTCGGGGTCCGCTTCGACACGTCCCGCTTGCAGCAAATGACCAAGGTCCAGGATCTGCTGGACATCATCGCCGAGCTCAAGGGCCTCTGA
- a CDS encoding MarR family transcriptional regulator: protein MENSSDLEEVIEAASAMMARAEAEAYSDRRFNELTLRQILYLTRIIEGNGMTPGALAEALGVTPPTITGVVGTLTARGYVTRARDGEDRRVVHLMPTDKAMEFDRLHHEIHRRMAKILTTNLTDSESAQLAGLLAKALRGAGAQQER from the coding sequence ATGGAGAATTCTTCCGATCTTGAAGAGGTGATCGAGGCCGCCAGCGCCATGATGGCGCGTGCGGAGGCGGAAGCGTATTCCGATCGGAGATTCAACGAGCTGACCCTTCGGCAGATCCTGTATCTGACGCGCATCATCGAGGGAAACGGGATGACCCCTGGTGCCCTCGCCGAGGCACTGGGAGTCACGCCGCCCACGATCACGGGCGTGGTGGGGACGCTGACGGCACGAGGATATGTCACACGGGCCAGGGATGGAGAGGATCGGCGCGTTGTCCATTTGATGCCCACGGACAAGGCGATGGAGTTTGATCGCCTCCACCACGAGATCCACCGGCGGATGGCAAAGATCCTGACCACAAATCTGACCGATTCCGAGAGCGCCCAATTGGCAGGGCTTCTCGCCAAGGCACTTCGCGGCGCTGGAGCTCAGCAGGAGCGTTAA
- a CDS encoding methyltransferase domain-containing protein — protein sequence MRDGICAEVTCPWWLLPTFDNPLRRWIHPAERILSPWVKPGETVLEPGCGMGYFTIPLARLVGSQGRVIAVDLQDRMLQGVAVRARRAGMSERIQAMRCESDRLGVVGPVDFAMAFWMVHEVSHREAFLAEILGVMKDQGRFLVAEPRVHVTAANFQRTLDIARSVGFQVVAAPKVGFSRAVVFAKS from the coding sequence ATGCGAGATGGCATTTGTGCGGAAGTCACCTGTCCTTGGTGGCTGCTTCCAACCTTCGACAATCCGCTGAGGCGATGGATCCATCCTGCCGAGCGGATTCTTTCCCCTTGGGTGAAGCCGGGCGAGACCGTTTTGGAGCCTGGCTGCGGGATGGGCTATTTCACCATTCCGCTGGCGCGACTTGTGGGCAGCCAAGGGAGAGTGATTGCCGTGGACCTCCAAGACCGCATGCTCCAAGGCGTGGCGGTCCGCGCCCGCAGGGCGGGGATGTCGGAGCGGATCCAGGCGATGCGATGCGAGTCGGATCGCTTGGGAGTGGTGGGGCCGGTGGACTTCGCAATGGCTTTCTGGATGGTTCACGAGGTTTCCCATCGGGAGGCGTTTCTTGCGGAGATTCTCGGCGTAATGAAGGATCAGGGGCGCTTTCTGGTTGCCGAACCTCGTGTACATGTGACGGCGGCGAACTTCCAGCGCACCTTGGACATCGCACGGTCGGTCGGCTTTCAAGTCGTCGCGGCCCCCAAGGTGGGTTTCAGCAGAGCGGTGGTCTTTGCGAAGTCGTGA
- a CDS encoding DUF4832 domain-containing protein yields MKILRSVQCLLLVVCAGSAADWAPLPLRLEVTGVQPMTGIVLWADHERNTTDAIALEFSYMSFASVSPAEGVWNWKPVDSLLDAIGSRKHQAVLRFRYEYVAERTTVPAWIQAKAGYQETVGKSEGQDTWFSDWRSEDLKKFSLDFHTAFAARYQDDPRLAFVQVGFGLWAEYHIYEGPMILGRTFPDRAFQAKFLTHLDTVYTRLPWSISIDAANDWAPFDSLPALKPLRFGLFDDSFLHKTHDADNRPNWLYFGADRWKRRMAGGELSYYSDFDQLHALDAAGMYGRTFESQAARYGISFMIGSDQPSYQTLDRIKAASRSTGYRFRAVAWDVSPDSFRLCVKNVGVAPLYRDAWPVVGPDTGRTSLKGLVPGDSLWYWFRARVGGAPPPVPRLLCGHCLPGKGIELEADLSGDAAVIDRRSRARQAGPWIWTTSGWRIQSHQNPGAPDRTVQGRSVPSERNSRAP; encoded by the coding sequence ATGAAAATCCTCCGGTCCGTGCAATGTCTCCTGCTGGTCGTTTGCGCGGGCTCCGCCGCCGATTGGGCCCCCCTTCCCCTCCGCCTGGAGGTGACGGGCGTCCAGCCGATGACGGGAATTGTCCTGTGGGCGGACCATGAACGCAACACCACCGATGCCATCGCCCTGGAATTCTCGTACATGTCCTTCGCGAGCGTCTCGCCTGCGGAAGGCGTGTGGAACTGGAAGCCGGTGGATAGCCTCCTGGACGCCATCGGTTCGCGCAAGCACCAGGCGGTGTTGCGGTTTCGCTACGAGTACGTGGCCGAGCGCACCACCGTGCCCGCCTGGATCCAGGCCAAGGCCGGCTACCAGGAAACCGTGGGGAAGTCGGAAGGACAGGATACGTGGTTTTCCGATTGGCGCTCGGAGGATCTGAAGAAGTTCTCGCTGGATTTCCACACGGCCTTTGCCGCGCGCTACCAGGACGATCCCCGCTTGGCCTTTGTGCAGGTTGGCTTTGGCCTGTGGGCCGAATACCACATCTACGAAGGCCCCATGATCCTGGGGCGCACCTTCCCGGACAGGGCCTTCCAGGCCAAGTTCCTCACCCATCTGGACACGGTCTACACCCGTTTGCCGTGGTCCATCAGCATCGACGCGGCCAATGATTGGGCGCCCTTCGATTCGCTCCCCGCTTTGAAGCCGCTCCGCTTTGGACTCTTCGATGATTCCTTCCTGCACAAGACCCACGACGCGGACAACCGGCCCAATTGGCTGTACTTCGGAGCGGACCGCTGGAAGCGCCGGATGGCCGGAGGCGAACTCAGCTACTACTCGGACTTCGACCAGCTCCACGCCCTCGACGCCGCGGGCATGTACGGACGCACCTTCGAATCGCAGGCCGCGCGCTACGGGATCTCCTTCATGATCGGCTCCGACCAGCCCTCCTACCAGACCCTGGATCGCATCAAGGCCGCCTCGCGGTCCACGGGCTACCGGTTCCGGGCGGTGGCTTGGGACGTGAGCCCAGACAGTTTCCGTCTTTGCGTCAAGAACGTCGGGGTGGCGCCGCTGTATCGCGACGCCTGGCCGGTGGTGGGGCCCGACACGGGAAGGACTTCCCTGAAGGGGTTGGTCCCCGGCGACTCCCTTTGGTATTGGTTCCGAGCGAGGGTCGGAGGTGCGCCGCCTCCGGTGCCGCGCCTGTTGTGCGGGCATTGCCTGCCGGGGAAGGGCATCGAGCTGGAGGCGGATCTTTCCGGGGATGCGGCGGTGATCGATCGTCGCTCGAGGGCCCGGCAGGCGGGGCCTTGGATCTGGACCACCTCCGGTTGGCGGATCCAATCCCACCAAAACCCAGGCGCACCGGATCGCACCGTGCAAGGCAGGTCCGTCCCCTCCGAGCGGAATTCTCGTGCTCCGTAG